In Theileria annulata chromosome 3, complete sequence, *** SEQUENCING IN PROGRESS ***, the sequence catttttgaaTTCGAAAAATAGCTTTAAAACATCGCAAAACGGTTATAGAACTTTCAAAAGGTGAGATTCTTGGTggaatttaaaatgtgtatcAGTTTTAATGTTCCTCCGCCCGGTTCAAGGATCGAATTTGAGTTAAATCGCATTAAAATAGATCCTCTCAACAACAGTCCGGTGAGAATTTTGCCATTAAACCTTTCTTAGTGGGAATATGAAGTTGCAATATTCGAATCTATCGGAAAGGATAGGAACGTTTCCTACAATTTTCTAAGAAACGAATGGGGATATTTGGATCATACTCTCGATCCATACCAACCTTCTGGTTTCCTCCTTCCCTACTCAATTTCTTCATAGTCACATACATATTGATTAGGTGTGATTGAGGGTGGTCCTGAGAATTATGAGGGTAAGGGCTTAGAGCTGAAGGTCGGGAAAGATCGGCAAAGAACTGAGATTTTGCCTTATTATCTGGATCACGGCGTCTATTACAGACAGAGGGACAAAGGAGGCACAGTTTCCTACGACATTAGTCCTATAGCTTGTCAAGATATATCATTTTGTATCCAACCATACAGTTACACATATTATTGGTTAACATATTTTCACaatataattgttttaGATGAGACTGATTTGGATTTGGAAAGGAAGCAATGGGGGAGTTGGCACCAACCAAAGACCAATACACTTGGTTATCTGCGTTCGGCATTTCGCTCATTCATCAGAATGGAAAACACCACAGAGTTACCATATCCCTGGATTAAAAGATTTGATATTTTCGAGGTATCTATAATACACAACTACTTAATTCTTATCATACTATGTTTTATCCAATTGATTAGAAAGTACCTTTACATCGTGAAAGACCAAGCACTACGATACCATTTCCGGATCCAGATTGGCGTCTATCTGCTCTAGATTGCTTTGCAGGAGTTTATCCACATCATAATTTACCCACTGTTGAAGAATGTATACACCAATTCATACATACCATTGactatattattacaatattgatattgaatattaatgaaacAATTAGGTCTTGTGAGGCAAAAAAAGCTATTGAAGGAGTGGTCAAGGCTTGAGAAGTTGTATAATAAGAGTCCTGATAAACAATTACTACAAGAGATTAAGGAAATTAAGGTATTACCATACAAAactatttatttttatgatttacaattattagttTGCATTATTTGGAGTACCTGATTTTTCTGATTCTGAGGATGAAATGCTCAAAGTCGTATCCAACATTGCCTTATCTCGTGCTAGAACGATGTTACAACTTCAAGCGTATCactattatactattattaactAGTTATTACAtcagtatataattaatggtACGGTATAATTTGCTAATAGTAATGACTGGAGAAAAGACCCAGAGACTatagaatattatataacGAGAACTGTGGAGGGTGAGGTGGATCCAAGCAGTGACTATCATGGTCCTGAGAAGACTGTGGTCTTGAATTTGGTCAATTACAGGCCTATGAGTAAGAAGTTCAGAGTCCACAGAAGCATTGAAGAGATGGCTGAAGCGTACCACAGAGTTGTAACTGAGAATCGCAGAGAAGGCCGCGCTCATACCAGGACTCAAATGACACCCAATGAAGAGCATTCATTCTATCCTCTAAGAAAACAACGGTATAAATTATCTATTCTCTAGTATTAGTTCTGCATGCACACTTTGTATGCTTATATACTTAACCTGATCCACTATACTACTATTAGTGTTATTGTAATAACTCTCTGGAAAATGTTTCTAGGCGGAAATTTCCTGCTTTGGAGGCCGAGTATAGGCCAATTTGGACCAATAGAAGTTACGGGTCTGAGTTTGGTGATGCCTTGAGAAAATCACAGGTATTCTTgattttctatattttaCTTAGAAAATACCCGAGAAGGATTTAACTGAGTTCGGAAAAGCTTTGAGGAAGAGGAAACGTAAATTCACCAAAGATGTTAGTTTAACCCtaacattaattaatcaCAGGAACGGAGGACCAATTTCAGAGACGACTACTCCACTTTTGAACATGAATATAATTACTGATATACAAACTTGATAATATTCAAATACTTTGGATTTCtacaattaaaatagtttatGGATTGtgttgttttatttttttcaaattgtTAAGCTTTTTATCTTTTTTGGTTAAGTAAATGGTTTATGGGTTTGTGGATTATTTAGTCCACCTTTTGGACACGTCGACTAACTCAGAGGACCCGGTAGCTACAAGTTTTCCAGATTCATCGAACATCGAGCCTGTCACTGTGAAGCGATCTGAGTGTTTGTCTGACTCAGGGTCATGTTCAGCCACGGCGACTACAGTAGATCCAACCGATACTGGGGCTTTGAAGGTAACAGTAAGAGACTTTGTGGCAGCTAGAGGTAAAACTACGTTCCCCATTAGACCAAAAAGATTGTCGAAAATGGCGCTAATGACGCCACCGTGCCAAATTCCTGCATGACCACAAGCGTTATTTCCCACGTTCACCACTGTTAAAAGGTGGACTTTACTCTTCCTCGACTGCTCTTTTGAGAGCATCTTCAGCACTTCTTCCCTCTTCAGAGTCTCACACTCCTCCATTGATGGGCCCAACCCGTTCTCCATAACTTCTGAGGACGTATTTATAAACATTCTTTTGCTAAACCCTTCGTCCTTCATCAATAGATCGTTGAACAGGTGCCCATACTTGTTCTGTGTGAGTTTGGAGAGGCTAAACAGCTCCAGCTCGGAGTAAGTCCTGTACTTGAAGTATTTATGACACCACTCCGGTATCTTTACCATTATTAGGGGTAGATTTACTTTTATACtaaattgtgtaaattaaGGGATTTTTTGGAATATCTCCCAAAGGGGATTAAATTGGACTAATTAAGTCTTGGAAAATTTTAGGCTTGTAAAACTAACTTCTCAAAGGAATCTCACTAGACTATAATTAGCACTAACCAAACCCAAACACCCAACTTCAGAGACATTATGGTGTATATTACAATTCATTTTACTtatatttaactaattttaatatatttataattctaattagtgggaatttaaaatttaagtttaaaCTGGATTTTTTCCGGGTTTTAAAATCCCTATTGGGATtccatatatatttttcaaatttccctcatttttactaattaattagtttataattgttatttattatagtttttgataaatctgattatttattttttcctctCTCCTTCTCTTTTTTCTCATTTAAAGATCTATGTTTctacattttaatataatctttacagtaattaatttatctaactttcatattttatgataattaatttaccCTAAAAATAGCttagttatttttttatcttttatttataatctGATGTACCGAAATGAAAATCTCTTTACTATTTATCATTTGCTTATTTAGAGGCGTTTTAGGCCGTCCTGGTTCTATATATGGTGGAACAATGCTTTTATCTCTTTTGAAGCCATTTTGGAACTTTAGGCGTCATACTTCGATGTCTTTGAACCCCCCAATGTGCCTCGTTGGAAAGACCTATCCTTACAAGTCCATAAATGTTACTACTTTCGGCTTAATGAGGAGTTACACTGCTGTTTTGACTGGCTATTCGATGAAAGAAACTCGGTCTGGTATGAAGGCTAACAAGGGTACTTTGTACGGCTGGAACTCGAAGGTTAAGCCTCAGCGTAATGGTAAGATTACTTTTCTCTTTTACTCAGATTTCAAGATGCCGAAACCAGTTAAGGGCGAAAGTGCAGAGTTCTGCTGTCATTTATACTCTCCGCCCCTTAAAATTGGTCCAAGTGTCAGAAATGCTCTTGGCACTGAAGCCGACGACCCGAGCAGAGACTTCGGCTCTGATGAGAATTTAGACCAGATTTTAAGAAAAGAAAGCAACACCAAATCTAAAAAAATCACCAGTTGTTGTTTTCTGGTTCACGGATAATATTTGTCATTATTCTTACactattattactattgaTGTATATACTAGATACTATAGGTTAGTTATGTAGAATGGTAATAGGACATTAAGGTATTAGTGAGGACATCTGTACATTAATTCGAGCCATctgaaaaaaattaatcaataaattagaaacctctaatttgtttttaaagAATTCGTATTCTCGAAACATTGTAACCCTCAAGGCATTAGACAACTCATCTGCATCAATAAACCTAAACACAGTATAACTGTAGGTAAACTATTACCTCTTTAGTGGATCATTATAAGGTTTATAAGCTTTGTATCTACGAATTTTTGTTCCATCAACTGGGAAATAAAGGTTTGGTGGGAACTCTGTTCCCATTTTTGGCATTGGGTCAAAATATTTCTTTAGGTCTTTGTAAGGCTTTGGAAATGGAAATCCATTCCATTCGTTAGGTTTATCTTCTGAAATCTTAGTCAAGGTTGTTTCAGTATTTTCATCTTTTGGGATAGGGATATAAGATATCGGATCATCACTTGGGTTAAAATGTTTAGGTTCTGGAGGGTTTGTAAACTGACCGGGTTCTGGTGCAATTGTAAACTGACTTGGTTCTGGAGGAATTGTAAATTGTTTAGGTTCTGGAGGAATATAAGTTAGACCAGGTTCATGTGGAATATAAGTTAAATTGGGCTCTGGTGGAGTGGGATTGTAGTTTGGATCACTTGTTGAATAGTCTGGAGTACGGAATTTCCTGACTTTATCATAGGGCGATTGTCCTCTTCTATATCGTGGATCCTCAAAATTAAGACCTCTTAAGTCATCTTTATAGGTTTTATACCCTAATAACATATAcaactatataatttagCCTAATTGTATAACAATGGTtatggtatataattatggTCTAGAGAATATTAGAATGAAAAAATACGTTTAAAGTTATTATCTTTAGGGAAAGTTTTATTGTTATGGTTGTCAAAGTATTTGTTACGATATTTCCAGTCCCTTTGAGGACTATTCGAACGACTCCTATAATAATTACCAGacattaaaatcaattaattcaaaaattatttaaattaagataattatattaataagattaattaaaaatggttgggtaattatttgaataataaatgtgttaatATTTACTGGGGAcattagtaaaatttaaataacatttataattttatctgTTAATTTTGTCATTTAATTGACaagttttaattttaagttaTGACTGATAAAGATTCCCTTTTATCTGAAATCGCAAACTTGGATTCTCAACTTAAACAATGGTTTTTATTCAGAAGAGTTCAAGCTGAAGTAATTTTTCCCATTATTTTACCCTTAATTATTCAAGTGTTAATATATGAATAGTTATTCACTattgaattaatatttagaGATCATTATCTATAAAGAAATTGCTtgatgataataatttcttgGGTTTATCTGTTAATAACAAGAAAGTTCCAGTAACTGATCAGGTTTTATGGCATGATATTGTAAAAGGAAAGGTATTGTTTTTAGTTTTTAATCACAATTTAGCCTGAACTGGAAGATGAATTATCTCCCAACGCTAGGGAAATGAAGGTATTTAAAACACTTTTAATCCACATTAGGCTGATAAATACTTGGATATTTTTAGACTGTCTTGTGATTATGATAATGAATGTAGATTACCAGGTTTAACccttttttattttattttggTTAAACTTATCCTAATTTAAGTGTGAATATGTGTTAGGTTCAAATTATTTCCGATGTTTGCaggataattttaaaactacTTCATCAGAGAGGAATGAATTGTGTTTGACATCATTTAATGCTTTTGATGAATGCAGGAAAAAGTTACTGGATACTCAACAAAAGCTTGTGGAACAGTCTTTAAAAAGGCAGGAAGAACAGGATAATAAGGCTAAAGTTTGTTTTAAGTCgatttaattctttaggAACTTTTTAACCGTAGATTACAACTTTTAAAACGGGTAAAATCTGACTAATTTACTCTCAATACTTGTACATATTTACTCTTATATATATGAATTAGTTGTATATATAGTGGATGggtataaattatttgatcATCTCATGAATGTTCTTGGTTCTGGTACGTTTCCATTTAACTGAGCGTCACTGAAATCGAATCTTGGGTGTTCTTTTTGGAACCTTTCGAGCAGTAGGCGTTTCTTTTCATCTCTGTGTGCGAAATCTGATAAAGCCTCGTCGCCTTTAATCAAACTCTGCCAAACCTCTCCTGGTTTAGCTTTCGATAAGTGGACTTCCAACTCAGAATCTCCTAATATCCAAAATGACTCATTTACTACTATTAGTGAATACAATTCTCCATACAATTTCTTCACATTCTCTTCATAATTCTctttaacacatttttttacactaaaattattaatttctttatttatattattaatttctgtatttatattattaaattgtgtatttatattattaatttgtgtATTTGTGTATTGGAAGTTGAGAATTTGAATATTGATAGaatttgtattaaattgtaCGGAAATATCATTTTTGTTAGTCTTTGGGTCGACTTTGACGTAGAGAATTAAATCATCAAATGACTGTTCCCATTCATACTCAGTTCCACTCTCTCCTATACAATAATTTGACAAGATAATTCCCTAATACCATTAAATGACTTATTTCTACTAGATTCCATTTAAACTAAGgtgtattaatttttttataaattaaattaatgttttaaaaaatcgGGATTAGATAAGTCCTTGACGTTTTAATCTTCCGTAATCTTCTAGTGTGACCAGATTACCCTCATTATCTTCACATTCAGCCTCtgagaatattttaaacgTCTTCTCCGCCGCCTCATTATTCAACTTCTTGTATAAATCTAACGCCTCTTGTATATTCGTTATTTCCTAAATCACAATTATTGAAGAATTAGGTGTAAAATTACTATAATTCTAATGTAGTTACTTTGAAATGTGGAGTATTTGGAATGCCTAGAACTTTCATTCCGAACGAATGTCTGAATTCTTGGAAATGATTCTCAAATGCTTTGCGTCCCCAATATGACGATCCACCGCAGATTTCACACTTGAATTCTTGCCCAAGTCCGTGTAATTTATACAGCCAAAATGGTATTGGTTTTCCATCCCATCCCAGTGGTAGATTTAATGGGTTATACACTGGCTTTTCATCCTCTTCCACTTCACTATCAGATTCAACCACGTTAGTTTCCAGAGCGTCTAATATCTCTTGTGCCAAGGTTTGCGAGTTTTCCAACTCCTTAACAGTCCTCGACTCACGTTTTTGTACAAATTCAACAGTTTTCTGGATTGTTGATGCCAGAACGTCACGGTACGATTGTATTATAAACTCCTTAAAGGCGATCATCTTGTCATGATTTCTACTCTCAAATGACAACAACTCCAACTCATCACTACTTTTCCCGCTATACATTTCCATTATTGACTTGTATTTTTTCCCGTTTTTAAAAGAGTTTAGTAAACCTTCGGAGCCGAATAATTTGTCTACTGGTGCCAGATACAGTGGTAGCAATTCCGTCGGGTCTCTCCAGTACTGAAGATTCCCACCATTCCATGCCGACTCAAATGATTCTTCCATTTGCTTCTTAAGTAATTCGTGGTTGCTTAATGGGTTCTGACGCTTGAAGAAGTCCTCTAAATACTCTGACAGCGCTGTCAAGTATCCTACGTACGGCGCGTTTCTATATTTACAGTAACGTGGGATCAGGTGGAACTGGTCGAACGAATTAATATATGCCACGTAATCCATTTCGGAAAACGGAGTCATGTGCGATTCCAGCATATTTTCATCTGTTAATCCCAAGTTACGAAGTCTCAACACCTATccacaaatattaaatagttATACTTGGGATTCTAAGgtagaatatttaatactaCAGTAGAGGATAACTAAGTACTGTATAGAACTAAGTTCCCCTGTTAGGGGTTAAATAACTACtagtaaataactatagAAGGCCCCTTCGGGGATTAGGGAACCCCTTTGGGGATTAAGAGAGCCCCTTTCAGGGGTAACTAAGTAGTAGTATTGGAGCTgctggagcaagcaccgtaacgtagCACCGTTACGGATACCTCTTTTTGTCTATGAGtattaattctaaaattCCTTAAAggttgtaaattaataaaagtatGATAATGGTCTTGTAGGTTAAGGCAGAGTCC encodes:
- a CDS encoding uncharacterized protein (Apicoplast targetting peptide predicted by the PlasmoAP tool;~Signal peptide predicted for TA03200 by SignalP 2.0 HMM (Signal peptide probabilty 0.974, signal anchor probability 0.000) with cleavage site probability 0.596 between residues 16 and 17), coding for MCISFNVPPPGSRIEFELNRIKIDPLNNSPWEYEVAIFESIGKDRNVSYNFLRNEWGYLDHTLDPYQPSGVIEGGPENYEGKGLELKVGKDRQRTEILPYYLDHGVYYRQRDKGGTVSYDISPIACQDISFCIQPYSYTYYWLTYFHNIIVLDETDLDLERKQWGSWHQPKTNTLGYLRSAFRSFIRMENTTELPYPWIKRFDIFEKVPLHRERPSTTIPFPDPDWRLSALDCFAGVYPHHNLPTVEECLVRQKKLLKEWSRLEKLYNKSPDKQLLQEIKEIKFALFGVPDFSDSEDEMLKVVSNIALSRARTMLQLQAYHYYTIINYNDWRKDPETIEYYITRTVEGEVDPSSDYHGPEKTVVLNLVNYRPMSKKFRVHRSIEEMAEAYHRVVTENRREGRAHTRTQMTPNEEHSFYPLRKQRRKFPALEAEYRPIWTNRSYGSEFGDALRKSQKIPEKDLTEFGKALRKRKRKFTKDVSLTLTLINHRNGGPISETTTPLLNMNIITDIQT
- a CDS encoding uncharacterized protein (note;~Tap-24g11.q1c.C.cand.234 - score = 16.31), whose amino-acid sequence is MVKIPEWCHKYFKYRTYSELELFSLSKLTQNKYGHLFNDLLMKDEGFSKRMFINTSSEVMENGLGPSMEECETLKREEVLKMLSKEQSRKSKVHLLTVVNVGNNACGHAGIWHGGVISAIFDNLFGLMGNVVLPLAATKSLTVTFKAPVSVGSTVVAVAEHDPESDKHSDRFTVTGSMFDESGKLVATGSSELVDVSKRWTK
- a CDS encoding uncharacterized protein (note;~Signal peptide predicted for TA03210 by SignalP 2.0 HMM (Signal peptide probability 0.999, signal anchor probability 0.000) with cleavage site probability 0.988 between residues 17 and 18), translating into MKISLLFIICLFRGVLGRPGSIYGGTMLLSLLKPFWNFRRHTSMSLNPPMCLVGKTYPYKSINVTTFGLMRSYTAVLTGYSMKETRSGMKANKGTLYGWNSKVKPQRNGKITFLFYSDFKMPKPVKGESAEFCCHLYSPPLKIGPSVRNALGTEADDPSRDFGSDENLDQILRKESNTKSKKITSCCFLVHG
- a CDS encoding extensin (proline-rich protein), putative (note;~Tap-24g11.q1c.C.cand.233 - score = 20.48), which encodes MSGNYYRSRSNSPQRDWKYRNKYFDNHNNKTFPKDNNFKRYKTYKDDLRGLNFEDPRYRRGQSPYDKVRKFRTPDYSTSDPNYNPTPPEPNLTYIPHEPGLTYIPPEPKQFTIPPEPSQFTIAPEPGQFTNPPEPKHFNPSDDPISYIPIPKDENTETTLTKISEDKPNEWNGFPFPKPYKDLKKYFDPMPKMGTEFPPNLYFPVDGTKIRRYKAYKPYNDPLKRFIDADELSNALRVTMFREYEFFKNKLEVSNLLINFFQMARINVQMSSLIP
- a CDS encoding uncharacterized protein (note;~Tap-24g11.q1c.cand.9 - score = 18.68); translated protein: MTDKDSLLSEIANLDSQLKQWFLFRRVQAERSLSIKKLLDDNNFLGLSVNNKKVPVTDQVLWHDIVKGKPELEDELSPNAREMKADKYLDIFRLSCDYDNECRLPGSNYFRCLQDNFKTTSSERNELCLTSFNAFDECRKKLLDTQQKLVEQSLKRQEEQDNKAKVCFKSI
- a CDS encoding spliceosome-associated factor, putative (note), with the translated sequence MKFILELIRSDHEELEHLEKVVSILLNDRKKATGPKLVTIELAIDSLVKESQNIAKQCIEFYKDADGLRKKEIKYLAGLFIFGQDEDDKDESKVWSNYYATIKNVKDFYKQNSRYNKTVENRNVQETVKRTLNGINLDSIFSPDENYGLCLNLQDHYHTFINLQPLRNFRINTHRQKEVSVTVLRLRNLGLTDENMLESHMTPFSEMDYVAYINSFDQFHLIPRYCKYRNAPYVGYLTALSEYLEDFFKRQNPLSNHELLKKQMEESFESAWNGGNLQYWRDPTELLPLYLAPVDKLFGSEGLLNSFKNGKKYKSIMEMYSGKSSDELELLSFESRNHDKMIAFKEFIIQSYRDVLASTIQKTVEFVQKRESRTVKELENSQTLAQEILDALETNVVESDSEVEEDEKPVYNPLNLPLGWDGKPIPFWLYKLHGLGQEFKCEICGGSSYWGRKAFENHFQEFRHSFGMKVLGIPNTPHFKEITNIQEALDLYKKLNNEAAEKTFKIFSEAECEDNEGNLVTLEDYGRLKRESGTEYEWEQSFDDLILYVKVDPKTNKNDISVQFNTNSINIQILNFQYTNTQINNINTQFNNINTEINNINKEINNFSVKKCVKENYEENVKKLYGELYSLIVVNESFWILGDSELEVHLSKAKPGEVWQSLIKGDEALSDFAHRDEKKRLLLERFQKEHPRFDFSDAQLNGNVPEPRTFMR